The following proteins are encoded in a genomic region of Maribacter hydrothermalis:
- a CDS encoding beta-ketoacyl-[acyl-carrier-protein] synthase family protein yields MGRRVVITGLGVCAPNGVGLTNFTKSLLDGKSGIRHQPILEKLGFGCQVAGEPLVKDKLIDNYFTPLEKRGLNATGIVYGVIAGVDAWKDAGLEKNTSNEPSWDRGIIFGTGILGVNKFREAIHLIDEGNVRRLGSTSVIQTMASGISAYLGGLLGCGNQVTTNSAACTTGTEGIIMAYDRISQGKAEIILTGSCSDSGPYVWGGFDAMRILPRGYNDNPTNASRPMSATASGFIPGSGAGALVLESLESAQQRGAYIYAEVLGGEINSGGQLGEGSMTAPNSIAVQRCIRNAITNSGIEASDIDVINGHLTATSKDALEIENWSIALNRSGKDFPYINSFKGSVGHCLAAAGSIESVASILQVKEKVVFKNVNCEDIHPTISALISESCIPINTLNYSPKVIAKASFGFGDVNACVLFKAFS; encoded by the coding sequence ATGGGTAGACGAGTTGTTATAACAGGATTAGGAGTTTGTGCGCCAAATGGTGTAGGACTCACTAATTTCACCAAATCCTTATTAGATGGAAAAAGTGGAATTCGTCATCAGCCTATTTTAGAAAAATTGGGTTTTGGTTGTCAGGTAGCCGGTGAGCCATTGGTAAAAGACAAACTTATAGATAACTATTTTACGCCTCTTGAGAAAAGGGGATTAAACGCTACAGGAATCGTATACGGTGTTATTGCTGGTGTTGATGCATGGAAAGATGCAGGTTTGGAAAAGAATACATCAAACGAGCCCAGTTGGGACCGCGGAATTATTTTTGGAACAGGTATTTTAGGGGTTAATAAGTTTAGAGAAGCAATTCACTTAATTGATGAAGGTAATGTACGCAGACTGGGAAGTACCTCGGTTATACAAACCATGGCCAGTGGTATTAGTGCATATTTAGGCGGATTATTAGGCTGTGGAAATCAAGTAACCACCAATTCGGCAGCATGTACAACGGGTACTGAAGGTATTATAATGGCTTATGACCGAATTAGTCAAGGAAAAGCTGAAATTATTCTGACAGGCAGTTGTAGTGATAGTGGTCCGTATGTTTGGGGCGGATTTGATGCTATGCGAATTTTACCAAGGGGATATAATGATAATCCAACTAATGCAAGCAGACCAATGAGTGCTACGGCAAGCGGATTTATTCCAGGAAGTGGGGCAGGAGCTTTGGTTTTGGAATCCTTGGAAAGTGCACAACAACGAGGAGCTTATATTTATGCTGAAGTTTTAGGAGGAGAAATTAATAGTGGCGGACAATTAGGAGAAGGTTCTATGACAGCACCTAATAGTATAGCGGTACAACGTTGTATACGAAATGCAATCACCAACTCAGGTATAGAAGCTTCGGATATAGATGTGATAAATGGACATTTAACAGCAACCAGTAAAGATGCTCTGGAAATTGAAAATTGGAGTATAGCTCTAAATCGTTCTGGAAAAGATTTCCCTTATATTAACTCATTTAAGGGTTCGGTTGGCCATTGCTTGGCTGCTGCGGGTAGTATAGAAAGTGTGGCATCGATATTACAAGTAAAAGAAAAAGTGGTGTTTAAAAATGTGAATTGCGAGGATATACATCCAACTATTTCTGCACTTATTTCAGAATCATGTATTCCGATTAATACATTAAATTATAGTCCAAAGGTTATTGCTAAGGCAAGTTTCGGATTTGGAGATGTAAATGCGTGCGTACTATTCAAGGCTTTTAGCTAA
- a CDS encoding 3-hydroxyacyl-ACP dehydratase FabZ family protein, translated as MEKTTFQWILNKLPYSKPFLFVDDISHVDSTGAEGTCVFNANAEFYKGHFVDNPVTPGVLLTECCAQIGLVCLGIYFLGEESKLEDLKIGMSSSEMEFLLPVFPGEQVRVVSELVYFRFQKLKCTVRMYNKEDKLVCKGTLAGMMGKSNG; from the coding sequence ATGGAAAAGACGACATTTCAATGGATATTAAATAAATTACCTTATTCCAAACCTTTCCTGTTTGTGGATGATATTAGCCATGTGGACAGCACTGGAGCAGAAGGAACATGCGTGTTTAATGCTAATGCAGAATTCTATAAAGGTCATTTTGTGGATAATCCGGTTACGCCAGGGGTATTGCTAACGGAGTGTTGTGCACAAATAGGGCTTGTTTGTTTAGGGATTTATTTTTTAGGAGAAGAAAGTAAATTAGAAGACTTAAAAATAGGAATGAGTAGTTCCGAAATGGAGTTTTTGCTACCGGTATTTCCAGGAGAACAAGTTCGTGTGGTGTCGGAGCTTGTATACTTCCGATTTCAGAAACTAAAATGCACCGTAAGAATGTATAACAAGGAAGATAAACTGGTCTGCAAAGGTACACTTGCTGGCATGATGGGAAAAAGTAATGGGTAG
- a CDS encoding SDR family oxidoreductase, protein MGTNNWALILGGSSGLGLATAKKLARHGYNIIILHRDRRADMDTIDSSFNDIKAIGKQLITLNVDALNADKRPGIISDIKKQLPEGHQIKVMVHSVAKGTLKPMYSENKSTLTDTDFRITFDAMALSLYDWTKALIKADLFADDTRIISFTSEGNTKALPNYGAVSVAKVALEALTRSIALEFAPMGIKANCIQAGITLTKSLSMIPGYEQIKANALRRNPNNRLTTPEDVANAVYLLTTNDAEWITGTVIKVDGGESLI, encoded by the coding sequence ATGGGAACGAATAATTGGGCGTTGATTTTAGGAGGTAGTAGCGGCTTAGGTTTAGCGACAGCCAAAAAATTAGCTAGGCACGGATATAATATTATAATCCTCCATAGAGATAGACGAGCTGATATGGATACTATTGATTCCTCTTTCAATGATATAAAAGCAATAGGAAAACAGCTTATAACATTGAATGTTGATGCATTAAATGCAGATAAACGGCCAGGTATAATCTCAGATATTAAAAAACAATTACCAGAAGGACATCAAATTAAAGTAATGGTACATAGTGTAGCAAAGGGAACTTTGAAACCGATGTATTCCGAAAATAAGTCCACACTTACCGATACTGATTTTAGAATCACCTTCGACGCTATGGCACTTAGTCTCTATGACTGGACAAAGGCTTTGATTAAAGCGGATTTATTTGCTGATGATACCCGAATTATTTCGTTTACCAGTGAAGGAAACACAAAAGCATTACCCAATTATGGGGCTGTCTCTGTGGCTAAAGTGGCGCTAGAAGCATTGACACGAAGTATAGCGTTAGAATTTGCGCCTATGGGAATAAAAGCGAATTGTATACAGGCAGGTATTACTTTGACTAAATCATTATCCATGATTCCAGGTTATGAACAAATTAAAGCAAATGCCTTAAGAAGGAATCCGAATAATAGACTAACAACACCAGAGGATGTTGCGAATGCGGTGTATTTATTAACAACAAATGATGCAGAGTGGATTACGGGAACGGTTATAAAAGTAGATGGTGGCGAAAGTTTAATTTAA
- a CDS encoding type III polyketide synthase, which translates to MNHTKIVSVTKELPKYYRNTKDILPLVELWLSGQEERFTRKVIKIFEGAAVDKRYSIMPPEDVFMTTSFEDKNAIYAREAKRMGANVLRNALAKSNWKADTIDYIITVSCTGIMIPSLDAYLINDLGLRQDVVRLPVTEMGCAAGVSGLIYAHNFLKSNPGKRIALVSVESPTATFQLNDYSMANMVSAAIFGDGAACVLLSSEEDAVGPKIIGEEMYHFKDATQMMGFDLTNHGLKMILDPAVPETISNHFADIVHPFLEKQGSDINNVDHLIFHPGGKKIVQTVESLFGALGKNIDDTREVLRLYGNMSSATVLYVLERFLEKDIQKGEQGLILSFGPGFSAQRVLIEW; encoded by the coding sequence ATGAATCATACAAAAATTGTTAGTGTTACTAAGGAGTTGCCTAAATATTATAGGAATACCAAAGATATATTACCCTTGGTTGAACTCTGGTTGAGTGGGCAAGAAGAGCGATTTACCCGTAAAGTCATAAAGATTTTTGAAGGGGCTGCTGTAGACAAGCGTTATTCTATAATGCCACCAGAAGACGTATTTATGACTACCTCGTTTGAAGATAAGAATGCCATTTATGCAAGGGAAGCCAAGCGAATGGGAGCAAATGTGTTACGTAATGCCCTTGCAAAAAGTAATTGGAAAGCAGACACTATAGATTATATTATTACAGTGAGTTGTACGGGGATAATGATTCCTTCTTTAGATGCGTATTTAATTAATGATTTAGGATTGCGCCAAGATGTAGTGCGGCTTCCGGTAACTGAAATGGGATGTGCAGCTGGTGTATCGGGATTAATTTATGCACATAATTTCTTAAAATCTAACCCAGGTAAACGAATTGCCTTGGTTTCGGTAGAGAGTCCCACTGCAACTTTTCAGTTGAACGATTATTCGATGGCAAATATGGTGAGTGCAGCCATTTTTGGTGATGGTGCGGCCTGCGTACTTCTATCATCTGAGGAAGATGCTGTTGGCCCTAAAATAATTGGAGAAGAAATGTATCATTTTAAAGATGCTACTCAAATGATGGGTTTCGATTTAACGAATCACGGTTTAAAAATGATTTTAGATCCCGCTGTTCCAGAAACTATTTCTAACCATTTTGCAGATATAGTCCATCCTTTTTTAGAAAAACAGGGTAGTGATATTAACAACGTAGACCATTTAATATTTCATCCGGGAGGTAAAAAAATTGTACAGACGGTAGAGTCGTTATTTGGAGCTTTAGGAAAGAATATTGATGATACACGAGAAGTGCTTAGACTTTATGGTAATATGAGCAGTGCTACTGTTTTATACGTTTTAGAGCGATTTTTAGAAAAAGATATTCAAAAAGGGGAACAAGGACTCATTTTAAGTTTTGGGCCCGGTTTCTCTGCACAACGTGTATTGATAGAATGGTAG
- a CDS encoding methyltransferase domain-containing protein produces MVDFTHRSSEIELMDSFSGTTKELEVILQDINRVNKLLGGYSITLRAVFKLITLKDKESYTILDMGCAEGTMLRKLALEGRKRNVKLKLIGVDLNKQSLELARLYSKDYPEITYLEADILKEDFSQWNIDVVMTTLTLHHFTDDGVLKFVHQFNALASLGVVINDLDRSPIAYYLFKAFSLFFIKTEIAKKDGLLSIRRAFKKKDLIYYASKINNATHHIEWKWAFRYLWVLKKK; encoded by the coding sequence ATGGTAGATTTTACACATAGAAGTTCTGAAATTGAGCTAATGGATTCCTTTTCTGGTACGACAAAAGAATTGGAAGTCATATTACAAGATATTAATAGGGTAAATAAGTTACTGGGAGGGTATAGTATTACTCTAAGGGCTGTATTTAAGTTGATTACGTTAAAAGATAAAGAATCGTATACGATTTTGGATATGGGCTGTGCGGAAGGTACCATGCTAAGAAAACTTGCTTTAGAAGGAAGAAAACGTAATGTGAAACTAAAATTGATAGGGGTAGACTTAAATAAGCAAAGTCTAGAATTAGCGAGATTATATTCAAAAGATTATCCAGAAATCACGTATTTAGAGGCCGATATATTGAAGGAAGATTTTTCTCAATGGAATATAGATGTGGTCATGACAACGTTAACCCTTCATCATTTTACAGATGATGGTGTGCTAAAATTTGTACACCAGTTTAATGCCCTAGCTTCATTAGGTGTAGTGATCAATGATTTAGACCGTAGCCCAATTGCCTATTATTTGTTTAAAGCGTTTAGTCTGTTCTTTATAAAAACAGAGATCGCAAAGAAAGACGGATTATTATCAATTAGGAGAGCATTTAAAAAGAAAGACTTAATCTATTATGCATCCAAAATAAATAATGCAACGCATCATATTGAGTGGAAATGGGCTTTTAGGTATTTGTGGGTATTAAAAAAGAAGTAG
- a CDS encoding NAD(P)/FAD-dependent oxidoreductase: protein MKEHDILIIGGGLAGLTAAIHLAIEGKNVAVFEMNAYPNHKVCGEYISKEIEPYLNRLGVKLNSFGAKNISKFQISTPNGYLVETTLPLGGFGISRYALDDLLYKRAKKLGVVFYFEKVINAVFKKDAFTITTALHTYTAKIVIAAYGKRSILDKKMERAFSQNKNSWLAVKAHYQLDEFSEELVSLHNFEGGYGGLSKTESGAVNFCYLAHYNTFKKYKDVTAFNKEVVAKNPYLKSFLSNAIPNFAQPLTIAQISFDKKDSVVNHMLMCGDTAGLIHPLCGNGMAMAIHSAKIASELVVRFFNEPDYTRYQLELDYKKSWNKTFSNRLWFGRKLQRILMNENMVSIGIRTVGKSQRLLKFIINKTHGELIS from the coding sequence GTGAAAGAACACGATATTCTGATAATTGGTGGCGGTCTGGCCGGACTTACTGCAGCTATTCATTTAGCTATAGAAGGTAAGAACGTAGCTGTTTTTGAAATGAATGCTTACCCAAATCACAAAGTTTGTGGAGAATATATTTCTAAGGAAATAGAGCCATACTTAAATAGGCTAGGAGTAAAGCTGAATAGTTTTGGAGCAAAAAATATTTCTAAATTTCAAATTTCTACACCTAATGGTTATTTAGTTGAGACTACTTTGCCCCTTGGAGGTTTTGGTATAAGTAGATATGCTTTGGATGATTTGTTGTATAAACGAGCCAAGAAACTTGGGGTTGTTTTTTATTTTGAAAAAGTAATTAATGCCGTTTTTAAGAAGGATGCTTTTACCATTACTACAGCGTTACATACATATACCGCTAAAATTGTTATAGCAGCGTATGGCAAGCGCTCCATTTTAGACAAGAAAATGGAAAGAGCCTTTAGTCAAAATAAGAATTCATGGTTGGCAGTTAAAGCGCATTATCAATTAGACGAATTTTCTGAAGAGCTAGTTAGCTTGCATAATTTTGAAGGTGGTTATGGCGGACTTTCAAAAACGGAATCCGGCGCTGTTAACTTCTGCTATCTAGCTCATTACAATACGTTTAAAAAATATAAAGATGTTACAGCTTTCAATAAGGAAGTCGTCGCTAAAAACCCATATCTAAAATCATTTTTATCTAACGCAATTCCAAACTTTGCGCAACCATTGACTATTGCGCAAATTTCCTTTGATAAGAAAGATTCAGTTGTAAATCATATGCTAATGTGCGGTGACACCGCTGGGTTAATTCATCCTCTTTGTGGCAATGGAATGGCAATGGCCATACATAGCGCTAAAATTGCTTCAGAGCTAGTGGTGCGGTTTTTTAATGAACCTGATTATACCCGATACCAATTAGAGCTAGACTATAAAAAAAGCTGGAATAAAACATTTAGCAATAGGTTATGGTTTGGGAGAAAATTACAACGTATTTTAATGAATGAAAATATGGTTTCCATAGGTATTCGAACGGTAGGGAAATCGCAAAGGCTATTGAAATTTATTATAAATAAAACTCACGGAGAACTGATATCATAA
- a CDS encoding OmpA family protein, whose protein sequence is MKTMIIRKTSYIIALAMVMMVMSCSTVKNANKTQKGAVIGATGGAVIGGVLGNNIGSGNNTALGAILGAAIGGAAGGYIGNRMDKQAERIEEEIPGAEVKRVGEGINVTFNEDAGVYFATNKSNVQGTSATTLDKLVSIFKEYPQSNILVEGHTDSAGADEYNLTLSKQRAESVSNYLISKGIDASRFDTKWYGETQPVGDNTTTEGKAKNRRVELAIVASESLKQEAQAQTN, encoded by the coding sequence ATGAAAACAATGATAATACGTAAAACTAGTTACATAATAGCTCTTGCCATGGTAATGATGGTAATGAGCTGTAGTACCGTTAAAAACGCAAATAAAACTCAAAAAGGAGCTGTAATTGGAGCCACAGGTGGTGCTGTAATTGGTGGTGTTTTGGGTAACAATATAGGAAGTGGAAATAATACTGCTTTAGGAGCTATACTAGGTGCTGCTATCGGAGGTGCTGCTGGTGGGTATATTGGTAATAGAATGGATAAGCAGGCAGAACGTATTGAAGAAGAAATACCTGGTGCTGAAGTAAAAAGAGTTGGTGAAGGTATAAATGTTACATTTAACGAAGATGCTGGTGTGTATTTTGCAACGAACAAATCAAACGTGCAAGGTACTTCTGCAACTACTTTAGACAAATTGGTAAGTATATTTAAGGAATACCCTCAATCTAATATTTTGGTGGAAGGCCATACGGATAGTGCTGGTGCAGATGAGTATAATTTGACGTTGTCCAAACAAAGAGCTGAGTCTGTATCTAACTATTTAATAAGTAAAGGTATTGATGCAAGTCGTTTCGATACTAAGTGGTATGGTGAAACACAGCCTGTAGGCGATAATACAACGACAGAAGGAAAAGCAAAAAATAGAAGAGTTGAATTGGCTATTGTAGCAAGCGAGTCTTTAAAACAAGAAGCACAAGCGCAAACCAATTAA
- a CDS encoding lipocalin family protein has protein sequence MKKIIWLFSIVLLVSSCSVSKDVRGKRNLLSGTWMLNDIAFEGNIGNVKAVLFNDVEDICLEGSEWFFRDNNSTGRYTISPSTLCNGGDRYIRWSVVEREENYTSQLQFKFINEKNQDISGGAGYRLNIENLTESAMTLKSNVMVDGSPINVVYKFSKK, from the coding sequence ATGAAAAAAATAATTTGGCTTTTTAGTATTGTTCTTTTAGTATCCTCATGCTCAGTGTCTAAAGACGTGCGTGGAAAAAGAAACTTGCTAAGCGGCACATGGATGTTGAATGATATTGCTTTTGAAGGTAATATAGGTAACGTAAAAGCAGTTTTGTTTAACGATGTCGAAGATATTTGTCTGGAAGGTAGCGAATGGTTTTTCCGTGATAATAACAGTACCGGAAGATATACTATTAGTCCGTCAACCCTATGTAATGGTGGTGACCGTTATATTAGATGGTCTGTTGTGGAGCGCGAAGAAAATTATACAAGCCAACTACAGTTCAAATTTATTAATGAGAAAAATCAAGATATATCGGGTGGTGCAGGCTACCGTTTAAATATTGAAAACTTAACGGAAAGTGCAATGACATTAAAGTCTAATGTTATGGTAGATGGTTCGCCAATAAATGTAGTATACAAATTCAGTAAAAAATAA